A DNA window from Halorubrum sp. DM2 contains the following coding sequences:
- a CDS encoding aldehyde dehydrogenase family protein produces the protein MAQPYQHYIDGEWVDGDGSETFESENPATGESLGEFHRGTPDDVDRAVAAADEAFEEWRELSRIQRAEYLWDVYHELRERTDELGAVVSKECGKEISEGKADVVEAAHMVEWAAGDARHPKGDIVPSEIPSKDAYMRRKPRGVTGCITPWNFPVAIPYWHMAIALVEGNTVVFKPAEQTPWCAQIVAEMFDDAGIPDGVFNMVQGFGDAGNAIVENDDVPTVLFTGSAEVGHHIQDKLGGVPGRRAACEMGGKNAVVVTEEADLDVAVHSAVMSSFKTTGQRCVSAERLIIHSDVYDEFTSRFVEIAESVAVGDPLDEDTFMGPLVEAEHHEKVTEYNELAREEGVNVLVDRTELDPEEIPDGHADGHWVGPFVYEADPDADLRCTHEEVFGPHVALLEYDGDIERAVEIHNDVDYGLAGAIISEDYRQINYYRDRAELGLAYGNLPCIGAEVQLPFGGVKKSGNGYPSAREAIEAVTDRTAWTLNNSTEIEMAQGLSADIKTKDD, from the coding sequence ATGGCGCAGCCGTACCAACACTACATCGACGGCGAGTGGGTCGACGGCGACGGGTCCGAGACGTTCGAAAGCGAGAACCCCGCGACGGGCGAGTCGCTCGGGGAGTTCCACCGCGGGACCCCCGACGATGTCGACCGCGCGGTCGCCGCCGCCGACGAGGCGTTCGAAGAGTGGCGCGAGCTCTCCCGGATCCAGCGCGCGGAGTACCTCTGGGACGTGTACCACGAGCTGCGCGAGCGCACCGACGAACTGGGCGCGGTCGTCTCGAAGGAGTGCGGCAAGGAGATCTCGGAGGGGAAAGCCGACGTGGTCGAGGCCGCGCACATGGTCGAGTGGGCCGCCGGCGACGCCCGCCACCCGAAAGGCGACATCGTCCCCTCGGAGATCCCCTCGAAGGACGCGTACATGCGGCGGAAGCCCCGCGGCGTCACCGGCTGTATCACGCCGTGGAACTTCCCGGTCGCGATCCCGTACTGGCACATGGCCATCGCGCTGGTGGAGGGGAACACCGTCGTGTTCAAGCCGGCCGAGCAGACGCCGTGGTGCGCGCAGATCGTCGCGGAGATGTTCGACGACGCGGGGATCCCCGACGGCGTGTTCAACATGGTTCAGGGGTTCGGCGACGCGGGCAACGCGATCGTCGAGAACGACGACGTCCCGACCGTCCTCTTCACCGGCTCCGCGGAGGTCGGCCACCACATCCAGGACAAGCTCGGCGGCGTGCCCGGCAGGCGGGCGGCCTGCGAGATGGGCGGGAAGAACGCGGTCGTCGTCACCGAGGAGGCCGACCTCGACGTCGCGGTCCACTCCGCGGTGATGTCCTCGTTTAAGACGACCGGCCAGCGCTGCGTCTCCGCCGAGCGACTGATCATCCACAGCGACGTGTACGACGAGTTCACGTCGCGGTTCGTCGAGATCGCGGAATCGGTCGCGGTCGGCGACCCCCTCGACGAGGACACGTTCATGGGACCGCTCGTCGAGGCGGAACACCACGAGAAGGTCACCGAGTACAACGAACTCGCCCGCGAGGAGGGCGTGAACGTCCTCGTCGACCGGACGGAACTCGACCCCGAGGAGATCCCCGACGGCCACGCGGACGGCCACTGGGTCGGCCCGTTCGTCTACGAGGCGGACCCGGACGCCGACCTCCGGTGTACTCACGAGGAGGTGTTCGGCCCCCACGTCGCGCTCCTAGAGTACGACGGTGACATCGAGCGCGCCGTCGAGATCCACAACGATGTCGACTACGGACTGGCCGGCGCGATCATCTCCGAGGACTACCGGCAGATCAACTACTACCGCGACCGCGCCGAACTGGGGCTGGCGTACGGGAACCTCCCGTGTATCGGCGCTGAGGTCCAGCTCCCCTTCGGCGGCGTGAAGAAGTCCGGCAACGGCTACCCCTCCGCCCGGGAGGCGATCGAGGCCGTCACCGACCGCACCGCGTGGACCCTGAACAACTCGACGGAGATCGAGATGGCACAGGGGCTCTCGGCCGACATCAAGACGAAAGACGACTGA
- a CDS encoding DUF5821 family protein — MATGPALPLLPEPLPLGELSDPLLVDPGPRLLRAVVEAYREVAPALVDPTVGDLASGESKGRDSTQVDHLPTLRVLAGESAIDAAAAGFRSASRLAALLDDGAVDLRVLDAPQPNPVLAGDETGFALIGGENDDAPAGDDESTVDGGTDRDRRWHRVGDDASLRGRYGPDFADAELYRLRTPSRRRVYGGFASRCDKSVAVAVLRALDAPTDPTGADDSPGPTAGPDPEETRIRTYAVGAREEVLDRTLRRACEDAGLGSPSTFTRIKRLLRESDLIETASESQPVGRPRERLVARGALAAAETAEETVAAVRGVTE; from the coding sequence ATGGCGACCGGACCCGCGCTCCCCCTACTCCCCGAGCCGCTCCCGCTCGGAGAGCTTTCTGACCCGCTTCTCGTCGACCCCGGACCGCGGCTGCTGCGGGCCGTCGTCGAGGCGTATCGCGAGGTCGCGCCGGCGCTCGTCGATCCGACCGTCGGGGACCTCGCGAGCGGGGAGAGCAAGGGGAGAGACTCCACTCAGGTAGACCACCTCCCGACGCTGCGCGTACTGGCGGGCGAGTCGGCGATCGACGCCGCGGCCGCGGGGTTCCGGTCGGCGAGTCGGCTCGCGGCGCTTCTGGACGACGGCGCGGTCGACCTCCGCGTCCTCGACGCGCCGCAGCCGAACCCGGTGTTGGCGGGCGACGAGACGGGGTTCGCGCTGATCGGAGGAGAGAACGACGACGCGCCCGCGGGCGACGACGAGAGCACAGTTGACGGCGGAACCGACCGGGACCGCCGGTGGCACCGCGTCGGCGACGACGCCTCGCTCCGCGGGCGCTACGGGCCGGATTTTGCGGACGCCGAGCTGTACCGGCTCCGGACGCCGAGCCGACGGCGGGTGTACGGGGGGTTCGCGTCCCGGTGCGACAAGTCGGTCGCGGTCGCCGTACTCCGCGCGCTCGACGCGCCGACCGATCCGACCGGCGCGGACGACTCCCCCGGGCCGACTGCCGGTCCCGATCCGGAAGAAACCCGGATCCGGACCTACGCTGTCGGGGCCCGCGAGGAGGTCCTCGACCGGACCCTTCGGAGAGCCTGCGAGGACGCGGGACTCGGGAGTCCCTCGACGTTCACGCGGATAAAACGGCTCCTGCGAGAGAGCGACCTGATCGAGACGGCGTCGGAGTCGCAGCCGGTCGGGCGACCCCGAGAGCGGCTCGTCGCCCGGGGTGCGCTCGCGGCCGCCGAGACGGCCGAAGAAACCGTCGCGGCGGTGCGGGGCGTCACAGAGTGA
- a CDS encoding acyl-CoA dehydrogenase family protein produces MDFEVPAEHRMMRDTVRDFCESEIAPIAQEIEDEHRFPEEVFDSLAELDVMGVPVSEEYGGLGGDQLLYALITEELGRVSGGIGLSYAAHTSLGAKPIDLFGTDEQKEEWLRPLAEGEGIGAWALTEPGSGSDASDMDTTAEYDADAGEYVLNGTKQFITNANVANSILVKAVTDSEAGYDGISTFIVDPDEDDGFEVTTVWDKMGLNSSPTCEIAFDDVRLPENRLLGEEGEGWTQTMKTLDGGRISIAALSVGLAQGAYEAAEAYAGEREQFGRPIAKFDAIRDKIVHMYRQIERARLLTHKAATRYDAGESVTKESALAKLDASEAAREVAEEAVQTLGGYGYTTDFAPQRFYRDAKLMEIGEGTSEIQHVVIGRELGL; encoded by the coding sequence ATGGACTTCGAGGTACCCGCCGAACACCGGATGATGCGCGACACCGTCCGGGACTTTTGCGAGTCGGAGATCGCCCCCATCGCACAGGAGATCGAGGACGAACACCGGTTCCCCGAGGAGGTGTTCGACTCGCTCGCCGAGCTCGACGTGATGGGCGTCCCGGTCTCGGAGGAGTACGGCGGACTCGGCGGCGACCAGCTGCTGTACGCCCTGATCACGGAGGAGCTCGGGCGCGTCTCCGGCGGGATCGGGCTCTCGTACGCCGCGCACACCTCGCTTGGCGCGAAGCCGATCGACCTGTTCGGCACGGACGAACAGAAGGAAGAGTGGCTCCGCCCGCTCGCCGAGGGCGAGGGGATCGGGGCGTGGGCGCTCACCGAGCCGGGCAGCGGCTCCGACGCCTCGGACATGGACACCACCGCCGAGTACGACGCCGACGCGGGCGAGTACGTGCTGAACGGCACCAAGCAGTTCATCACGAACGCGAACGTCGCGAACTCGATCCTCGTCAAGGCCGTCACCGACTCCGAGGCGGGGTACGACGGCATCTCGACGTTCATCGTCGACCCGGACGAGGACGACGGGTTCGAGGTGACGACCGTCTGGGACAAGATGGGACTCAACAGCTCGCCGACATGCGAGATCGCCTTCGACGACGTGCGGCTCCCGGAGAACCGCCTGCTCGGCGAGGAGGGCGAGGGGTGGACACAGACGATGAAGACGCTCGACGGCGGTCGGATCTCCATCGCCGCGCTCTCCGTTGGGCTCGCGCAGGGGGCCTACGAGGCCGCCGAGGCGTACGCGGGCGAGCGCGAGCAGTTCGGCAGGCCGATCGCGAAGTTCGACGCGATCCGCGACAAGATCGTTCACATGTACCGGCAGATCGAGCGGGCACGGCTGCTCACGCACAAGGCGGCCACGCGGTACGACGCGGGCGAGTCGGTCACGAAGGAGTCGGCGCTGGCGAAGCTTGACGCCAGCGAGGCGGCCCGCGAAGTGGCTGAGGAGGCGGTTCAGACGCTCGGCGGCTACGGCTACACGACCGACTTCGCCCCGCAGCGGTTCTACCGCGACGCGAAGCTGATGGAGATCGGCGAGGGGACGAGCGAGATCCAACACGTCGTCATCGGGCGCGAACTCGGCCTCTGA
- a CDS encoding halocyanin domain-containing protein, with protein MSDKLSRRRYLAGTGAALTIGTLAGCSGGGDGSDGSDGGDGSDGGDGGDVPTEIDEYLADANQYDGSIEDLTGQDQVTVEVGTGDVGFGFSPAAIRIDSSTTVVWEWTGNGGGHNVASVEDSESDFDNGETVSEEGYTFEQSFDNTGIQLYECTPHSANGMLGAIEVVEA; from the coding sequence ATGTCTGATAAACTGTCCAGACGGCGGTATCTCGCCGGAACCGGAGCCGCGCTGACCATCGGGACGCTCGCCGGCTGTTCCGGCGGCGGCGACGGGTCCGACGGCTCGGACGGCGGTGACGGGTCCGACGGCGGCGACGGTGGCGACGTGCCGACCGAGATCGACGAGTACCTTGCCGACGCCAACCAGTACGACGGGTCCATCGAGGACCTCACCGGACAGGACCAGGTCACCGTCGAGGTCGGGACCGGCGACGTCGGCTTCGGATTCTCGCCGGCGGCGATCCGGATCGACTCCAGCACGACCGTCGTCTGGGAGTGGACCGGGAACGGCGGGGGCCACAACGTGGCCTCCGTGGAGGACTCCGAGTCCGACTTCGACAACGGTGAAACCGTCAGCGAGGAAGGGTACACCTTCGAGCAGTCGTTCGACAACACCGGCATCCAGCTCTACGAGTGCACTCCGCACTCGGCGAACGGGATGCTCGGCGCGATCGAAGTCGTCGAGGCCTGA
- a CDS encoding RIO1 family regulatory kinase/ATPase, with amino-acid sequence MEFRQLVRGRVDWPDIERVARELAERYDRDGMRIRFLDADNWLSTPMVVDDDLFVKVITRQNTLVHALFTTGRNLGAFSAGTEGFFERHETPYEMARHELEATRRVRELGVHAPEPVEAFEVGDLGVLVLEYLPEFRTLGELDRETVARLAPELFATLRTVHDAGLAHGDLRAENVLVADEELYVIDATRVSEDGRESARAYDLASALAALEPLVGAAAAVDASLRSYDVDDLLAAERFLDFVAIRPDHEFDAAELRGEFDKRADGERRAGDGPHAG; translated from the coding sequence ATGGAGTTCCGGCAGCTCGTCCGCGGTCGCGTCGACTGGCCCGACATCGAGCGGGTCGCGCGCGAGCTGGCGGAGCGGTACGACCGCGACGGGATGCGGATCCGGTTCCTCGACGCCGACAACTGGCTGTCGACCCCGATGGTCGTCGACGACGACCTCTTCGTGAAGGTGATCACCCGACAGAACACGCTCGTCCACGCGCTTTTCACCACCGGGCGGAACCTCGGCGCGTTCTCGGCCGGCACGGAGGGGTTCTTCGAGCGCCACGAGACCCCCTACGAGATGGCGCGGCACGAACTGGAGGCGACCCGGCGGGTCCGCGAGCTGGGAGTCCACGCGCCGGAGCCGGTCGAGGCGTTCGAGGTCGGCGACCTCGGCGTCCTCGTGTTGGAGTACCTCCCCGAGTTCCGTACCCTCGGCGAGTTGGACAGGGAGACCGTCGCTCGGCTCGCGCCCGAACTGTTCGCGACGCTGCGGACGGTCCACGACGCCGGCCTCGCGCACGGCGACCTCCGCGCCGAGAACGTCCTCGTCGCCGACGAGGAACTGTACGTCATCGACGCGACCCGCGTGAGCGAGGACGGTCGGGAGTCGGCGCGGGCGTACGACCTCGCGAGCGCGCTCGCGGCGCTCGAACCGCTGGTCGGCGCGGCTGCGGCCGTTGACGCGAGCCTGCGCAGTTACGACGTCGACGACCTCCTCGCCGCCGAGCGCTTCCTCGACTTCGTCGCGATCCGCCCCGACCACGAGTTCGACGCGGCGGAGCTGCGCGGCGAGTTCGACAAGCGGGCCGACGGCGAGCGGCGAGCCGGGGACGGACCGCACGCGGGCTGA